A single region of the Mycobacterium lentiflavum genome encodes:
- a CDS encoding TetR/AcrR family transcriptional regulator codes for MAGGTKRLPRAVREQQMLDAAVQMFSVNGYHETSMDTIAAAAEISKPMLYLYYGSKEDLFGACLNREMTRFIDAVRADIDFSQSPRDLLRNTIGSFLRYIDANRASWIVMYTQAISSQAFAHTVREGREQIIELVAGLVRENSRTPRTDAEHQMMAVALVGAGEAMANRLSTGDIDVDDAAELMIDLFWHGLRGVPVDHDASASTRNAG; via the coding sequence ATGGCAGGTGGTACCAAGCGGCTACCGCGTGCTGTCCGGGAACAGCAAATGCTCGACGCGGCCGTGCAGATGTTCTCGGTCAACGGCTACCACGAGACGTCGATGGACACCATCGCCGCCGCGGCCGAGATTTCCAAGCCGATGCTCTACCTGTACTACGGCTCCAAAGAGGACTTGTTCGGCGCCTGCCTGAATCGCGAGATGACCCGGTTCATCGACGCGGTGCGCGCCGACATCGACTTCAGTCAAAGCCCGAGGGACCTGCTGCGCAACACCATCGGGTCGTTCCTGCGTTACATCGACGCCAACCGAGCGTCCTGGATCGTGATGTACACCCAGGCCATCAGCTCGCAGGCGTTTGCCCACACGGTGCGTGAGGGACGTGAGCAGATCATCGAGCTGGTGGCCGGCCTGGTGCGCGAAAACAGTCGCACGCCGCGCACGGATGCCGAGCATCAGATGATGGCCGTCGCGCTGGTGGGCGCCGGCGAGGCGATGGCCAACCGGCTGTCCACCGGCGACATCGACGTCGACGATGCGGCCGAGCTGATGATCGACTTATTCTGGCACGGCCTTCGGGGCGTGCCGGTGGATCACGACGCCAGCGCCTCGACGCGCAATGCGGGCTAG
- a CDS encoding chloride channel protein: protein MRAWTSGRNVDFFCAVVIVGLLAGVAGLSTTFVLRFVQHLTYNYSFGTLLSGVTGSSPVRRALGPMVGAALAGLGWWMLRRRAEVPPLAGTIARHERIPRLSWSIDAMLQVLLVGSGASLGREGAPRQFAAALGDFGTGWLRRLSSRDREILLACAAGAGLGAVYAVPLAGALFSVRIMLNTWHPRALGAACLTSSLAVAIGSAITRDQPNLQWPIGESTYLLTAHGLVMAPVALATGLAFNRLMAAARPARQIRSWVLIPGLAGAGLVIGICSHWWPELPGNGRSILTVSLASGLTLTAAIAILVLKPLLTALFLRAGGAGGMLTPSLATGAAAGTVLVLAINWITGTHLHVPAVSLAGAAGVLAVTQGSPIWAAIFVWELARPPLWLFGVFLLTATGAHGLKKLLSVRTQMHDERAG, encoded by the coding sequence GTGCGTGCCTGGACCTCGGGACGCAATGTCGACTTCTTCTGTGCCGTCGTCATTGTGGGCCTGTTGGCGGGGGTCGCCGGACTGTCGACGACGTTCGTGTTGCGCTTTGTTCAGCACCTGACCTACAACTACAGTTTCGGCACCCTGCTGTCCGGGGTCACCGGCAGCAGCCCGGTCCGCCGCGCGCTGGGGCCGATGGTCGGCGCGGCGCTGGCCGGGCTGGGCTGGTGGATGCTGCGGCGCCGAGCCGAGGTGCCGCCGCTGGCCGGAACGATCGCCCGCCACGAGCGGATACCGCGGCTGTCCTGGAGCATCGACGCCATGCTGCAGGTGCTGTTGGTCGGCTCGGGGGCATCCCTGGGCCGGGAGGGTGCGCCACGCCAATTCGCGGCTGCGCTCGGCGATTTCGGGACCGGCTGGCTGAGGCGGCTGTCCAGCCGCGACCGCGAGATCCTGCTGGCGTGCGCGGCCGGTGCCGGGCTGGGCGCGGTGTACGCCGTGCCGCTGGCCGGCGCGTTGTTCTCGGTGCGGATCATGCTCAACACCTGGCATCCCCGGGCGCTGGGCGCGGCATGTCTGACCTCCAGCCTGGCCGTCGCGATCGGCTCGGCCATCACCCGCGATCAGCCCAACCTGCAGTGGCCGATCGGGGAGTCCACCTACCTGCTGACCGCGCACGGGCTGGTCATGGCCCCGGTTGCGCTGGCGACGGGCCTGGCGTTCAACCGGCTGATGGCCGCGGCGCGCCCGGCCCGCCAGATCCGCAGCTGGGTGCTGATTCCCGGGCTCGCCGGCGCCGGGCTGGTGATCGGCATCTGCTCGCATTGGTGGCCCGAATTGCCCGGCAACGGCCGCAGCATCCTGACCGTCAGTCTGGCCAGCGGGCTGACGCTGACCGCGGCGATCGCGATCCTGGTATTGAAGCCGCTGTTGACCGCCCTGTTCCTGCGCGCCGGCGGTGCCGGCGGGATGCTCACGCCGTCGCTGGCCACCGGCGCTGCCGCCGGGACGGTGCTGGTGTTGGCGATCAATTGGATCACCGGGACTCACCTACACGTGCCGGCGGTCTCGCTGGCCGGCGCCGCCGGGGTACTCGCGGTCACCCAGGGCTCGCCGATCTGGGCGGCGATCTTCGTCTGGGAGCTGGCCCGCCCGCCGCTATGGCTGTTCGGAGTTTTCCTGCTGACCGCGACCGGCGCGCACGGCCTGAAAAAGCTGCTCAGCGTGCGCACCCAGATGCACGACGAACGCGCCGGCTGA
- a CDS encoding MaoC/PaaZ C-terminal domain-containing protein: MNQPSGLRNMLRAAAGALPLVSRTDQLPSRAVTVEELPIDQTNVAEYAAITGLRYGNNVPLTYPFALTFPTLMSLVTGFDFPFAAMGSVHTENHITQYRPIAVTDTVGVRVHAENLREHRKGLLVDLVTDLHVGNEPAWHQVTTFLHQQRTSLSDEPKPPPQKQPKLPPPPAVLRITPGQIRRYAVIGGDHNPIHTNPIAARLFGFPTVIAHGMFSAAAVLANIEARIPDAATYSVRFGKPVILPATLGLYIDENDRGSWELSLRNIAKGYPHLTGSVRPL, from the coding sequence ATGAATCAGCCAAGCGGCCTGCGGAACATGCTGCGAGCGGCCGCCGGGGCGCTGCCCCTGGTGTCCCGGACGGATCAGCTGCCCAGCCGCGCGGTGACCGTCGAGGAACTGCCGATCGACCAGACGAACGTGGCCGAGTACGCCGCGATCACGGGTCTGCGCTACGGCAACAACGTGCCGCTCACCTACCCGTTCGCGCTGACCTTCCCGACGCTGATGTCGTTGGTGACGGGATTTGACTTCCCTTTCGCCGCAATGGGTTCGGTGCACACCGAGAACCACATCACGCAGTACCGGCCGATCGCGGTCACCGACACCGTCGGGGTGCGGGTGCACGCCGAGAATTTGCGCGAGCACCGCAAGGGACTGCTCGTCGACCTGGTGACCGACTTACATGTCGGCAACGAACCCGCGTGGCATCAGGTGACGACCTTCCTGCATCAGCAGCGCACCAGCCTGTCCGACGAACCCAAACCCCCACCGCAGAAACAGCCGAAGCTGCCGCCACCGCCCGCCGTGCTCCGCATCACGCCTGGCCAGATCCGCCGCTATGCCGTCATCGGCGGTGATCACAATCCGATCCACACCAACCCGATCGCCGCCAGGCTATTCGGATTCCCGACCGTTATTGCGCACGGAATGTTCAGCGCCGCAGCGGTATTGGCTAACATCGAGGCCCGGATACCCGACGCGGCGACGTACTCGGTGCGGTTCGGCAAGCCGGTGATCCTGCCCGCGACCTTGGGTCTCTACATCGACGAAAACGACCGGGGCAGCTGGGAGCTTTCGCTGCGCAACATCGCCAAGGGCTATCCGCATTTGACCGGCAGCGTCCGGCCGCTGTAG
- a CDS encoding 3-oxoacyl-ACP reductase: MAPNRSSDLFSHVVNSGPGSFVAKQLGVPQPENLRRYSAGDPPLPGSLLIGGEGRVVEPLRAALDNDYDVVSNNLGGRWADRFGGLVFDATGIKAPNGLKALHDFFTPLLRNLAHCARVVVVGTTPDAAGSTDERIAQRALEGFTRSLGKELRHGSTVALVYLSPDAKPAATGLESTLRFILSAKSAYVDGQVFYLGADDSTPPADWDRPLDGKVAIVTGAARGIGATIAEVFARDGARVVAIDVESAAEALAETASRVGGTALWLDVTADDAVDKITEHLRDHYAGHADVLVNNAGITRDKLLANMDDARWDSVLAVNLLAPQRLTEGLIGNGSIGEGGRVIGLSSMAGIAGNRGQTNYATTKAGMIGLTQALAPELHEKGITINAVAPGFIETKMTEAIPLATREVGRRMNSLLQGGQPVDVAETIAYFASPASNAVTGNVIRVCGQAMLGA, from the coding sequence GTGGCTCCCAATCGTTCGTCCGATCTGTTCTCACACGTTGTCAACTCCGGTCCCGGATCCTTTGTTGCAAAGCAACTTGGTGTTCCGCAACCCGAGAACCTGCGCAGGTACTCCGCCGGTGACCCACCGCTGCCCGGATCCTTGCTGATCGGCGGCGAAGGCAGGGTCGTCGAGCCGCTGCGGGCGGCGCTGGACAACGACTACGACGTGGTCAGCAACAATCTGGGTGGCCGCTGGGCCGACCGGTTCGGCGGGCTGGTCTTCGACGCCACCGGAATTAAGGCGCCCAACGGGCTCAAGGCGCTGCACGATTTCTTCACACCGCTCCTGCGTAATCTTGCCCACTGCGCGCGCGTGGTTGTGGTCGGCACCACACCCGACGCTGCGGGAAGCACCGACGAGCGGATCGCGCAGCGCGCACTGGAGGGCTTCACCCGCTCGCTGGGCAAGGAGCTGCGCCACGGCTCGACCGTGGCGCTGGTCTACCTGTCGCCGGACGCCAAACCGGCCGCGACGGGCCTGGAATCGACTCTGCGGTTTATCCTTTCGGCCAAGTCGGCCTATGTGGACGGCCAGGTCTTCTACCTGGGTGCCGACGACTCCACCCCGCCGGCGGACTGGGACCGACCGCTGGACGGCAAGGTGGCGATCGTGACCGGTGCCGCCCGCGGCATCGGCGCGACGATCGCCGAGGTGTTCGCCCGCGACGGTGCGCGTGTCGTCGCTATCGACGTGGAGTCTGCTGCCGAGGCGCTGGCCGAAACCGCGAGCCGGGTGGGCGGCACAGCGCTTTGGCTCGACGTCACCGCCGACGACGCCGTCGACAAGATCACCGAGCACCTGCGCGACCACTACGCCGGGCACGCCGATGTGCTGGTCAACAACGCCGGCATCACGCGCGACAAGCTGCTCGCCAACATGGACGACGCCCGCTGGGACTCCGTCCTCGCCGTCAATCTGCTAGCCCCGCAACGACTTACCGAAGGGCTAATCGGAAACGGCAGCATCGGCGAGGGTGGCCGGGTGATCGGCTTGTCATCGATGGCCGGCATTGCCGGCAACCGCGGGCAGACCAACTACGCCACCACGAAGGCCGGGATGATCGGCCTCACCCAGGCGCTGGCGCCGGAGCTGCACGAGAAGGGCATCACGATCAACGCGGTGGCGCCGGGATTCATCGAAACCAAGATGACCGAAGCGATTCCGCTGGCTACCCGCGAGGTGGGCCGCCGGATGAACTCGCTGCTGCAGGGCGGGCAGCCGGTCGACGTCGCCGAGACGATCGCCTACTTCGCCAGTCCGGCGTCAAACGCGGTGACCGGCAACGTCATTCGCGTCTGCGGCCAGGCCATGCTGGGCGCCTGA
- a CDS encoding acetyl-CoA C-acetyltransferase encodes MKSRRRVAVLGGNRIPFARSDGAYAEASNQDMFTAALGGLVDRFGLGGQRLGLVVGGAVLKHSRDFNLMRECVLGSELSSYTPAFDIQQACGTGLQAAIAAADGIASGRYDVAAAGGVDTTSDPPIGLGDNLRRTLLKLRRSKSNLQRLKLVGTLPATLGVEIPANSEPRTGLSMGEHAAITAKQMGIKRVDQDELAVASHHNMAAAYDRGFFDDLVTPFLGLYRDDNLRANSSTEKLATLRPVFGVKAGDATMTAGNSTPLTDGASVALLATDEWAAEHSVPVLAYLVDAETAAVDYVNGRDGLLMAPTYSVPRLLARNGLSLQDFDFYEIHEAFASVVLAHLQAWASEEYCKERLGLDAALGSIDRSKLNVNGSSLAAGHPFAATGGRILAQAAKQLAEKKTEHQGGGPVRALISICAAGGQGVAAILEA; translated from the coding sequence ATGAAGTCCCGGCGACGCGTCGCCGTGCTGGGCGGCAATCGCATTCCGTTCGCACGGTCCGACGGTGCCTACGCCGAGGCGTCCAATCAGGACATGTTCACTGCGGCCCTGGGTGGTCTGGTGGACCGGTTCGGGTTGGGCGGGCAACGACTGGGCCTGGTCGTCGGCGGTGCGGTGCTCAAACACAGCCGCGACTTCAACTTGATGCGTGAGTGTGTGCTGGGGTCCGAATTGTCTTCGTACACACCGGCATTCGACATTCAGCAAGCGTGCGGTACCGGCTTGCAGGCGGCGATCGCGGCCGCGGACGGCATCGCGTCGGGCCGCTACGACGTCGCCGCCGCCGGCGGGGTGGACACCACGTCCGACCCGCCGATCGGCCTGGGCGACAACCTGCGCCGCACCCTGCTGAAGTTGCGCCGGTCCAAGTCCAACCTGCAACGGTTGAAGCTGGTGGGCACGCTGCCCGCCACCCTCGGCGTCGAAATCCCGGCCAACAGCGAACCGCGCACCGGGCTGTCGATGGGCGAGCACGCCGCCATCACCGCCAAGCAGATGGGGATCAAGCGGGTCGACCAGGACGAGTTGGCGGTCGCCAGCCACCACAACATGGCGGCGGCCTACGACCGCGGCTTTTTCGACGACCTCGTCACCCCCTTCCTGGGGTTGTACCGCGACGACAACCTGCGGGCCAACTCCAGCACCGAGAAGCTCGCCACGCTGCGCCCGGTATTCGGCGTCAAGGCCGGCGACGCGACGATGACGGCGGGCAACTCGACCCCATTGACCGACGGCGCCTCGGTCGCCCTGCTGGCCACCGATGAGTGGGCCGCCGAGCATTCGGTGCCCGTGCTGGCCTACCTGGTGGACGCGGAGACCGCCGCGGTCGACTACGTCAACGGGCGTGACGGGCTGCTGATGGCGCCGACGTATTCGGTGCCCCGACTGCTCGCTCGCAACGGCCTGAGCCTGCAGGATTTCGACTTCTACGAGATCCACGAGGCCTTTGCGTCGGTGGTGCTGGCGCATCTGCAGGCGTGGGCGTCCGAGGAGTACTGCAAGGAACGGCTGGGCCTCGACGCCGCGCTCGGATCGATCGACCGGTCCAAACTCAACGTCAACGGTTCGTCGCTGGCCGCCGGCCACCCGTTCGCGGCCACCGGAGGGCGCATCCTGGCCCAGGCCGCCAAACAACTGGCCGAGAAGAAAACCGAGCACCAAGGCGGGGGTCCGGTGCGTGCGCTGATCTCGATCTGTGCGGCCGGCGGGCAGGGTGTAGCGGCCATTTTGGAGGCCTGA
- a CDS encoding acyl-CoA dehydrogenase, translating into MSHYKSNVRDQVFNLFEVLGVDQALGQGAFSDLDADTAQEMLTEMSRLAEGPVAESFVDGDRNPPVFDPKTHAVTLPESFKKSVRAVTEAGWDKAGIDEVLGGMPMPKALVWALHEHILGANPAVWMYAGGAGFANIIYHLGTEEQKKWAVMCAERGWGATMVLTEPDAGSDVGAGRTKAVQQEDGSWHIDGVKRFITSADSDDLFENIVHLVLARPEGAGPGTKGLSLFIVPKFLFDHETGELGERNGVFVTNVEHKMGLKVSATCELSFGQHDVPAKGWLVGEVHNGIAQMFEVIEMARMMVGTKAIATLSTGYLNALEYAKSRVQGADMTQMTDKTAPRVSITHHPDVRRSLMTQKAYAEGLRALYLFTATYQDAAVAEALYGVDADLAVKVNDLMLPVVKGVGSEQAYAKLTESLQTFGGSGFLQDYPIEQYIRDAKIDSLYEGTTAIQAQDFFFRKIVRDKGVALAHVSEQIQKFVDAEAGNGRLKTEREHLAKALEDVQAMAATLTGYLMAAQEDISSLYKVGLGSVRFLMSVGDLVIGWLLQRQAAVAVQALDAGASGAERSFYEGKIAVASFFAKNFLPLLAGTREVIETLDNDIMELDEAAF; encoded by the coding sequence GTGAGCCACTACAAGAGCAACGTCCGTGACCAGGTATTCAACCTGTTCGAGGTGTTGGGCGTTGACCAGGCGCTCGGCCAAGGCGCATTCAGCGACCTCGATGCCGACACCGCCCAAGAAATGCTTACCGAAATGAGCCGGCTGGCCGAGGGGCCGGTCGCCGAGTCGTTCGTCGACGGCGACCGCAATCCGCCGGTGTTCGACCCGAAGACTCACGCGGTTACCCTGCCCGAGTCCTTCAAGAAGTCCGTTCGCGCCGTGACCGAGGCCGGCTGGGACAAGGCCGGCATCGACGAGGTGCTGGGCGGCATGCCGATGCCCAAGGCGCTGGTGTGGGCCCTGCACGAGCACATCCTCGGCGCCAACCCGGCGGTGTGGATGTACGCCGGCGGCGCCGGCTTCGCGAACATCATCTACCACCTCGGTACCGAGGAGCAGAAGAAGTGGGCCGTGATGTGCGCCGAGCGCGGCTGGGGCGCGACCATGGTGCTGACCGAGCCGGACGCCGGCTCGGATGTCGGCGCCGGCCGTACCAAGGCGGTCCAGCAGGAGGACGGCTCCTGGCACATCGACGGAGTCAAGCGGTTCATCACGTCCGCCGACTCTGACGACCTGTTCGAGAACATCGTGCACCTGGTGCTGGCCCGCCCCGAGGGTGCCGGCCCCGGCACCAAGGGACTGTCGCTGTTCATCGTGCCGAAGTTCCTGTTCGACCACGAAACGGGCGAGCTCGGCGAGCGCAACGGGGTGTTCGTCACCAACGTCGAGCACAAGATGGGCCTGAAGGTCTCCGCGACGTGTGAGCTGTCGTTCGGTCAGCACGACGTGCCCGCGAAGGGCTGGCTGGTCGGCGAGGTGCACAACGGCATCGCGCAGATGTTCGAGGTCATTGAGATGGCCCGGATGATGGTCGGCACCAAGGCAATTGCCACCCTGTCCACCGGTTACCTGAACGCACTGGAGTACGCGAAGTCCCGCGTGCAGGGCGCCGACATGACCCAGATGACCGACAAGACCGCACCGCGGGTCAGCATCACGCACCACCCGGACGTGCGCCGGTCGCTGATGACCCAGAAGGCCTACGCCGAGGGTCTGCGCGCGCTGTACCTGTTCACCGCGACCTACCAGGACGCGGCTGTCGCCGAGGCGCTCTACGGGGTGGACGCCGACCTGGCGGTCAAGGTCAACGACCTGATGCTGCCGGTGGTCAAGGGGGTGGGCTCCGAGCAGGCCTACGCGAAGCTGACCGAGAGCCTGCAGACGTTCGGTGGGTCCGGCTTCTTGCAGGACTACCCGATCGAGCAGTACATCCGGGACGCCAAGATCGACTCCCTCTACGAGGGCACCACGGCCATCCAGGCGCAGGACTTCTTCTTCCGCAAGATCGTCCGCGACAAGGGTGTGGCGCTCGCGCACGTGTCGGAGCAGATCCAGAAGTTCGTCGACGCCGAGGCCGGCAACGGCCGGCTGAAGACGGAGCGCGAGCACCTGGCCAAGGCCCTCGAAGATGTCCAGGCCATGGCCGCCACCCTGACCGGCTACTTGATGGCCGCCCAGGAGGACATCTCCAGCCTGTACAAGGTGGGCCTGGGTTCGGTTCGCTTCCTGATGAGCGTCGGTGACCTGGTGATCGGCTGGTTGCTGCAGCGTCAGGCGGCGGTGGCCGTGCAGGCGCTCGACGCCGGCGCCAGTGGTGCCGAGCGGTCCTTCTACGAGGGCAAGATCGCGGTCGCGTCGTTCTTCGCGAAGAACTTCCTGCCGCTGTTGGCCGGCACCCGCGAGGTGATCGAGACGCTGGACAACGACATCATGGAGCTGGACGAGGCCGCCTTCTAA